One Calditrichia bacterium DNA window includes the following coding sequences:
- the mscL gene encoding large conductance mechanosensitive channel protein MscL — MWQEFKKFALKGNIFDMAVGIIVGAAFSPIVKSFVDDVLMPPIGLLLGGVDFTDMFLVLKQGAAAAGPYATLAAAKEAGAVTINVGTFINTVINFLIIGWAVFMLVKGAAKMEKKEEEKPAAPPAPPEDVVLLREIRDALKAK, encoded by the coding sequence ATGTGGCAAGAGTTTAAGAAGTTCGCGTTAAAAGGGAATATTTTCGATATGGCTGTCGGTATCATTGTCGGCGCTGCATTTAGCCCTATCGTAAAATCGTTTGTGGATGATGTGCTGATGCCGCCCATCGGATTGTTGCTCGGTGGCGTTGATTTTACGGATATGTTTCTCGTGCTGAAGCAGGGTGCCGCCGCAGCCGGACCGTACGCAACATTGGCAGCCGCCAAAGAAGCCGGTGCGGTTACGATAAATGTTGGCACATTTATTAACACCGTAATCAACTTTTTGATTATTGGATGGGCTGTTTTTATGTTGGTTAAAGGTGCTGCAAAGATGGAAAAGAAAGAAGAAGAAAAACCAGCCGCACCGCCCGCACCGCCGGAAGACGTTGTTTTGCTTCGTGAAATTCGCGATGCTTTAAAAGCGAAGTAA